A genomic region of Candidatus Pseudomonas phytovorans contains the following coding sequences:
- a CDS encoding DUF1737 domain-containing protein, which produces MPQPPDGMPIYRVLTGPDDASFCHRVSDALKLGYQLHGGPALTFNGKDVIVAQAVTWPGAQVASA; this is translated from the coding sequence ATGCCTCAACCACCGGATGGAATGCCGATTTACCGGGTGCTAACGGGCCCCGATGACGCTTCTTTTTGCCATAGGGTCAGTGATGCCTTGAAGCTGGGGTACCAACTTCATGGCGGGCCTGCACTCACGTTCAATGGCAAAGATGTGATCGTAGCGCAGGCTGTGACCTGGCCTGGGGCACAGGTAGCTTCGGCTTGA
- a CDS encoding multicopper oxidase domain-containing protein: MQSKGLALCSGSLASLFWVANAFSAQAGGISNPPALTMGIDRGGAAAAHGMLEASGVTSRTVIRQKDPGAQLELRLKQAEIHDPKKGSNDKVWLRGYADLNGASAEGLVAAPLIKAFPGQTVRFDIYNHLLPWDQLPAGLRQDYTQAGLGKDVYEKLIPQQQCDPAAHDPGTMNIPNSRPGCFNTTNNHFHGSWVNPAGNSDNVLRTLYPSAGVAHEYEYNIPADHPAGTFWYHPHVHGSTALQVASGVAGALIVNGDRWPVPGVNGQGLRSGDIDVLLSRPDGKPIPDRVFMLQQIQYKCFAPDGTPKADKWNCAAGDIGAIVDYNDLGGPSNWTASGRFTTVNGRVTDMLGIGSEPGQEKVIAGQPERWRLIHAGFNDSIKVQVFPAKPRPAQAESTSLKTVFSNTSAADNDRVIARECEVDGPPLKVFEIAADGLTRYQALETDSRVLQPGYRSDILVSFPQPAGDLRHQDYCVIDAPLSAQASVEGSVDSRRLLFTVRVERNDAQQIADAKVVIHDMLVSAAKRLAADREKQGLDTSKLPAILADLDAGLKLEHFSPHDRLTGQAPQQQEEAWERVDNVRLLRFNLKSVQKGVASAPSGAGLGHARLTRAGFEAASDPDPQAPWGKVEDVRFSEREDELIALQLGNTDEWRLRTADVAHPFHIHINPFQVVRVTRLADGVDVTGDATSQYFGMKDVYKDTIIVEPGVEVVVRSHYERYVGRFVLHCHILPHEDGGMMRLVEIFEAGIPGGLDWIEQQGKGAGGAANGSATPTHAH, translated from the coding sequence ATGCAGTCAAAAGGATTGGCTCTGTGCAGCGGGTCATTGGCATCGCTTTTCTGGGTCGCCAACGCTTTTTCCGCTCAGGCTGGCGGCATCAGCAACCCACCTGCACTGACGATGGGCATCGATCGGGGTGGGGCTGCAGCGGCTCACGGCATGCTTGAAGCCAGCGGCGTCACTTCGCGCACGGTCATCCGCCAGAAAGACCCCGGTGCGCAACTGGAACTGCGCCTGAAACAAGCCGAAATCCACGACCCGAAAAAGGGCAGCAACGACAAGGTCTGGTTGCGCGGTTATGCCGACCTCAACGGCGCCAGTGCCGAAGGCCTGGTCGCGGCCCCGCTGATCAAGGCGTTTCCGGGCCAGACGGTCCGCTTTGATATCTACAATCACCTGTTGCCTTGGGACCAGCTGCCCGCAGGCCTGCGCCAGGACTATACCCAGGCCGGGCTTGGCAAGGATGTATATGAAAAGCTGATCCCGCAGCAGCAGTGCGACCCAGCGGCCCATGACCCTGGCACGATGAATATTCCCAACAGCCGCCCGGGTTGTTTCAACACCACCAACAACCACTTCCACGGCAGTTGGGTGAACCCGGCCGGTAACAGCGACAATGTGCTGCGCACCTTGTACCCAAGTGCCGGTGTGGCGCACGAGTACGAATACAACATCCCTGCCGATCATCCTGCCGGAACCTTTTGGTACCACCCCCACGTTCACGGCTCCACCGCCTTGCAGGTTGCCAGCGGCGTGGCTGGGGCGCTGATCGTGAATGGAGATCGATGGCCGGTTCCGGGCGTGAATGGTCAAGGTTTGCGCAGTGGTGACATCGATGTGCTGTTGAGCAGGCCCGATGGAAAACCGATTCCCGACCGGGTCTTCATGCTGCAGCAGATTCAGTACAAATGCTTTGCCCCGGACGGTACGCCCAAAGCGGACAAATGGAACTGCGCCGCCGGTGATATCGGCGCCATCGTCGACTACAACGATCTGGGCGGCCCCAGCAACTGGACAGCTTCGGGGCGCTTCACTACCGTCAACGGCCGTGTCACCGACATGCTGGGCATTGGCAGCGAACCTGGCCAGGAGAAGGTCATTGCCGGGCAGCCGGAGCGCTGGCGCCTTATCCATGCAGGCTTCAATGACAGCATCAAGGTTCAGGTCTTTCCTGCAAAGCCGCGCCCGGCACAGGCGGAGTCAACGTCGCTGAAGACGGTGTTCAGCAACACGTCCGCCGCTGACAACGATCGAGTGATTGCACGTGAGTGCGAGGTCGATGGCCCGCCACTCAAAGTGTTCGAGATCGCTGCCGATGGGCTGACCAGGTACCAGGCCCTGGAGACGGACAGCCGGGTACTGCAGCCGGGTTATCGCAGCGACATTCTGGTGTCCTTCCCTCAGCCTGCCGGCGATCTGCGCCATCAGGATTACTGCGTCATCGATGCCCCTCTATCGGCGCAGGCCAGTGTGGAAGGGTCGGTGGACAGCCGGCGCCTGCTCTTCACTGTCAGGGTCGAGCGCAACGATGCCCAGCAGATTGCTGACGCCAAGGTGGTCATTCATGACATGCTGGTCAGCGCGGCCAAGCGGCTGGCTGCAGATCGCGAAAAACAGGGGCTCGACACCTCGAAACTGCCGGCGATTCTGGCCGACCTCGACGCCGGCCTGAAGCTTGAGCATTTCTCGCCACACGACAGGCTGACAGGGCAAGCGCCGCAACAACAGGAGGAGGCCTGGGAGCGGGTAGACAACGTCCGTCTGCTTCGTTTCAACCTGAAGTCAGTGCAGAAAGGCGTGGCCTCTGCACCTTCGGGCGCGGGGTTGGGGCATGCACGGCTTACCCGTGCAGGCTTCGAGGCAGCGTCTGATCCCGACCCGCAAGCGCCGTGGGGGAAGGTTGAAGATGTTCGTTTCAGCGAACGAGAGGACGAACTTATCGCACTGCAACTTGGCAACACGGACGAGTGGCGCCTGCGCACCGCCGATGTTGCTCACCCGTTCCATATCCATATCAACCCTTTCCAGGTGGTACGCGTAACGCGGTTGGCGGATGGCGTGGATGTGACCGGGGACGCGACCTCGCAGTATTTCGGTATGAAGGACGTGTACAAGGACACGATCATCGTTGAGCCCGGCGTCGAAGTTGTAGTGCGCTCACATTATGAGCGCTACGTTGGGCGCTTCGTTTTGCATTGCCACATTCTGCCCCATGAAGACGGCGGGATGATGCGCCTGGTCGAGATTTTCGAGGCCGGTATACCGGGTGGGCTGGACTGGATCGAACAGCAAGGCAAAGGCGCCGGGGGCGCCGCCAACGGATCGGCGACCCCTACGCATGCGCACTGA
- a CDS encoding helix-turn-helix transcriptional regulator, translating into MEFWPLRPSTTHFHLPIEQTATLLSRSRESHGKLLAADMLKLVSAQVPLAQCTLFAYGPNRSPQIISFADRARMLELPRISSNYAERFYSMDGNQQAMTERPALPAADRIMVQRQGIEDIAHRDYRRICYELPQITERVALLTQCEGNRWLSVNLYRGREHGRFSANEINVIETAAPLIVQLSRLHYRAYLEANEMPALLSERVISLYPELTRRDRELLQLMLAGCEVEAISAGMGIQLSSAATYIKRLYRKLGISGQRELLALATQRKGARQVH; encoded by the coding sequence ATGGAATTCTGGCCATTACGCCCTTCCACTACCCACTTCCACCTGCCCATCGAGCAAACCGCCACCCTGCTTTCCCGCAGCCGCGAAAGCCACGGCAAGCTGCTGGCCGCCGACATGCTGAAACTGGTCAGCGCCCAGGTGCCCTTGGCCCAATGCACCCTCTTCGCCTACGGCCCCAACCGCAGCCCGCAGATCATTTCCTTCGCCGACCGCGCACGCATGCTTGAGCTGCCCAGAATCTCCAGCAACTACGCCGAACGCTTCTACAGCATGGACGGCAACCAACAGGCGATGACCGAGCGCCCTGCACTGCCCGCAGCCGACCGCATCATGGTGCAACGCCAAGGCATCGAAGACATTGCTCACCGCGACTACCGCCGCATCTGCTACGAGCTGCCGCAAATCACCGAACGTGTCGCCTTGCTGACCCAGTGCGAGGGCAACCGCTGGCTATCGGTGAATTTATACCGAGGCCGTGAACACGGCCGCTTCTCTGCCAACGAAATCAATGTCATCGAAACAGCCGCCCCGCTGATCGTACAACTCTCCCGACTGCACTACCGCGCCTACCTCGAAGCAAATGAAATGCCGGCCCTGCTCAGTGAACGGGTTATCAGCCTGTACCCGGAACTGACCCGGCGCGACCGCGAGCTACTGCAACTGATGCTGGCCGGCTGCGAGGTCGAGGCCATCAGCGCGGGCATGGGCATTCAGCTGTCGAGTGCGGCCACGTACATCAAACGGCTGTATCGCAAGCTGGGGATTTCCGGCCAACGCGAGTTGTTGGCGTTGGCGACTCAGCGCAAGGGGGCGAGACAGGTTCACTGA
- a CDS encoding tyrosinase family protein, translating to MARERQDVATLGSGWDNKTLLHYALAVRELDKLPITDHNSWKFLGAIHGFDQDLWIQRELINHGDPVPEALLDNTYGNQCQHGSWYFVSWHRGYLFSFEAIVAAKVKELTGEDWALPYWNYFNPDDPQARDLPAAFLLDTLPDGSPNPLKKYPRRPGLTRLEPGPTDAFSLDAMKETDFTVDGGIGFGGGVSGDFVQFGGWTGDLERNPHNTVHRLIGGNYGFMADPLLAGLDPIFWLHHCNVDRLWEAWMSTSGKHMVDDPQWLNGPLDRVFIVPQTGSAETGLTFTSRDTLPEGSLHRPYDNLTIGTGVTPGVRGVRRVSMGSPDQQSVVPIGANASVVTVGAAPVVTHVDLDPASTRAGVAALGASTAGEEVTRLYLRLESVRGKAPSPLLEVYVNLPAGAAPANHPELHAGSLTLFGLNVASRTDSGHGGNGLGYTLDITDLAERLKASGSFDPAHLQVTLVPGEQISASTPVTVERISVVKRTGIVS from the coding sequence ATGGCAAGGGAAAGACAAGACGTCGCCACATTGGGCTCTGGTTGGGACAACAAGACGCTGCTGCACTACGCCTTGGCAGTTCGCGAACTGGACAAGTTACCCATTACCGACCACAACAGCTGGAAGTTTCTGGGGGCCATCCACGGTTTCGATCAGGACTTGTGGATTCAGCGTGAGCTCATCAACCACGGCGACCCTGTTCCAGAGGCGCTGCTCGATAATACCTATGGCAATCAGTGCCAGCACGGCAGCTGGTATTTCGTTTCATGGCACCGCGGCTATCTGTTCTCATTCGAAGCCATCGTAGCTGCGAAGGTGAAGGAGTTGACCGGTGAGGACTGGGCCCTGCCGTACTGGAACTACTTCAACCCCGATGACCCGCAGGCACGCGATCTGCCAGCCGCGTTCCTGCTGGACACCTTGCCGGACGGCTCCCCCAACCCGTTGAAAAAATACCCGCGCCGGCCCGGCCTGACCAGGCTGGAACCAGGCCCTACCGATGCGTTCAGCCTGGATGCCATGAAAGAAACCGACTTCACCGTAGACGGCGGCATCGGTTTCGGGGGTGGCGTCTCAGGTGATTTCGTTCAGTTTGGCGGCTGGACAGGCGACCTGGAACGCAACCCGCACAACACCGTGCACCGCCTGATCGGCGGTAACTACGGGTTTATGGCTGACCCGCTTCTGGCTGGCCTGGACCCGATCTTCTGGCTGCACCATTGCAACGTCGACCGTCTTTGGGAAGCCTGGATGAGCACGTCGGGCAAGCATATGGTGGATGACCCGCAGTGGCTGAACGGCCCGCTTGACCGGGTTTTCATCGTGCCGCAAACAGGCAGCGCCGAGACCGGCCTGACATTCACCAGCCGCGATACACTCCCGGAGGGCAGCCTGCACCGCCCATACGACAATTTGACCATCGGCACCGGTGTAACACCAGGAGTGCGAGGCGTGAGGCGAGTCAGCATGGGTTCACCCGATCAGCAAAGCGTTGTACCTATCGGTGCCAACGCCTCAGTGGTCACTGTGGGCGCTGCCCCGGTAGTCACCCATGTCGATCTCGACCCCGCCAGTACCCGCGCCGGCGTTGCAGCGCTGGGCGCCAGCACAGCGGGTGAGGAAGTTACCCGGCTTTATCTGCGGCTCGAATCAGTCCGTGGCAAAGCGCCCTCGCCGCTGCTTGAGGTGTATGTCAACCTGCCCGCCGGCGCGGCCCCTGCAAACCACCCTGAACTTCACGCCGGCAGCCTCACGCTGTTCGGCCTGAACGTAGCGTCCAGAACTGACTCGGGCCATGGCGGCAACGGCCTGGGTTATACGCTCGACATTACCGACCTGGCCGAGCGACTGAAAGCCAGTGGTAGCTTCGACCCTGCACACCTGCAGGTAACCCTGGTACCTGGCGAGCAGATCTCGGCCAGCACGCCGGTGACAGTCGAGCGGATCAGTGTGGTCAAACGCACGGGCATCGTGAGCTGA
- a CDS encoding autotransporter domain-containing protein, translating into MNPLFRLSPLTFAITLALLPSAHAADYILNSAEDTFSSDRAYDGTVSLRPSDGIPASLTINNGAELTSKGGRIGGSQTNNEASTAMATVSVQGPGSRWVVPRTTAVLGNTIVVGGAGQGTLNVLDGGQVLVRDLQLSDNGNTGNALSRANLVVSGAGSKVDAVNVTAGGTFLYDSRITLKDGGQLASERVAINSISDLSGANTRWDNTGTFRNRNDLSLSNGAVLTSDSMELGSANLGRNTVVSVSGEGTRLATRALTLGTTTNSTNLVLANGAELSSTDGIDISVLTSINSAARGTLSIGGGVVRDDSRTDIDALTASSAQAAGRLDPQTAVRFGAGSGALAFNHTDGDLNLSNSISGAGRVYSFSGNTTLSGDLTGMSGSTVVRGGRLVLAGDVDQTNPRGTSLLSIGNGTLVVNGTVGHTDSTGNYSNRAQVLDGGVLAGVGQVGSTQVASGGTLSPGEGALGTLSINGDLEMAAGSRYAADIAGDGGSDRVNVSGTATLRGTRVDVTTLNDAQSYQTGQTYTLLAAQGGVVDGAAAGTAYAEAFTNSAFLNVSLQRTANELNLTIAQKTTPPVEPPVEPPVEPPVEPPVEPPVEPPVEPPVQPPVEPPVEPPVQPPVEPPVQPPVQPPVQPPETGGPGTPGIFQTVALTENQWNTAGALSVLQQSGEPLRLYNNLLVLDADSARDAIDQLSGDYHASTGTALIANSQVVSGVLGTRLRDLFDSSRVRMPLGASNLMPTTPEAQGGAWAQTFGNWSKLDGNNGSSGLHQRTGGVLIGADGSINPDWRAGVYGGYSRTKFDADDRDAKGHSDNYHLGLYTGAQLDALRLSADVGYTWHKLDSKRNVAFAGFNDHLKGKRDANTLQASGEAAYRIGLGAVALEPFVGVSYVKYDADSFHEKGDAAALGVSSEKQDTWFSTVGMRASTRTRVADHDTQFYGSLGWRRAYGDLDPSSTQAFAGGPDFAVQGIAQTRNVAMTEVGAKVQLNRQTEVGLSYQGQFGSDARFHSVNAGVTVRF; encoded by the coding sequence ATGAATCCCCTTTTCAGACTGTCCCCACTCACGTTCGCGATCACGCTTGCCCTGCTGCCAAGCGCCCACGCAGCGGACTACATCCTCAATAGCGCAGAGGACACTTTCAGCAGCGACCGCGCCTACGACGGCACGGTGTCGCTACGCCCCAGCGATGGCATCCCCGCCAGCCTGACCATCAACAATGGCGCCGAACTCACCAGCAAAGGTGGGCGGATCGGTGGGTCGCAGACCAACAACGAAGCCAGTACGGCCATGGCCACGGTCTCGGTCCAGGGCCCCGGTTCACGCTGGGTGGTACCGCGCACCACTGCCGTGCTGGGCAATACCATTGTCGTCGGCGGCGCTGGCCAGGGCACGCTTAACGTACTCGACGGCGGGCAAGTGTTGGTGCGCGACCTTCAGTTGAGCGACAACGGCAACACAGGCAATGCCCTGTCCCGGGCAAACCTGGTGGTCAGCGGCGCCGGTTCGAAAGTAGATGCCGTGAACGTCACCGCCGGTGGCACGTTCCTTTACGATTCGCGCATCACACTGAAAGATGGCGGGCAACTTGCCAGCGAACGCGTGGCCATCAATTCGATCAGCGACCTGTCCGGGGCCAACACGCGCTGGGACAACACCGGCACGTTCCGCAACCGCAACGACCTCAGCCTGAGCAATGGCGCGGTGCTGACCAGCGATTCGATGGAGCTGGGTTCGGCCAACCTTGGCCGCAACACCGTGGTGAGCGTATCCGGCGAAGGCACGCGCCTGGCAACGCGCGCACTGACCTTGGGTACGACCACCAACAGCACCAACCTGGTGTTGGCCAACGGCGCCGAGCTGAGCAGCACCGACGGTATCGACATCAGCGTGCTGACCAGCATCAACTCCGCCGCACGTGGCACCCTCAGCATCGGTGGCGGCGTGGTGAGGGACGACAGCCGCACCGATATCGATGCCCTCACCGCCAGCTCCGCACAGGCTGCCGGCCGCCTCGACCCGCAAACGGCCGTCCGCTTCGGTGCCGGCAGCGGCGCGCTGGCCTTCAACCACACCGATGGCGACCTGAACCTGAGCAACAGCATCAGCGGAGCGGGCCGGGTGTATTCTTTCAGCGGTAACACCACCCTGAGCGGCGACCTTACCGGGATGTCTGGCAGCACCGTAGTGCGTGGCGGGCGCCTGGTGCTTGCCGGCGACGTCGACCAGACCAACCCCCGTGGCACCTCGCTGCTGAGCATCGGTAACGGCACGCTGGTGGTCAACGGCACCGTCGGCCATACCGACAGCACCGGTAACTACAGCAACCGCGCTCAGGTACTGGACGGCGGTGTGCTGGCCGGTGTCGGCCAGGTCGGCAGCACCCAGGTTGCCTCGGGCGGTACCCTGTCGCCGGGTGAAGGCGCGCTGGGCACCCTGTCGATCAACGGCGACCTGGAGATGGCAGCCGGCTCGCGTTACGCCGCCGATATCGCAGGGGATGGCGGCTCGGACCGCGTCAACGTCAGCGGCACCGCGACCCTGCGTGGCACGCGGGTCGATGTCACCACCCTCAACGACGCGCAAAGCTACCAGACCGGGCAAACCTACACACTGCTGGCCGCCCAGGGCGGTGTGGTGGACGGCGCTGCGGCAGGTACTGCCTATGCCGAGGCTTTCACCAACTCGGCGTTTCTCAACGTCAGCCTGCAGCGCACGGCCAATGAGCTGAACCTGACCATTGCGCAGAAGACCACGCCACCTGTTGAGCCGCCGGTGGAACCACCTGTAGAGCCACCCGTTGAGCCACCGGTCGAGCCGCCTGTCGAACCACCGGTAGAGCCACCCGTACAGCCTCCGGTAGAGCCACCGGTTGAGCCGCCCGTACAGCCACCTGTCGAGCCACCCGTTCAGCCCCCGGTACAACCACCGGTGCAGCCGCCAGAAACGGGCGGGCCAGGCACCCCAGGCATCTTCCAGACCGTGGCACTTACTGAAAACCAGTGGAACACCGCAGGCGCGCTAAGCGTACTGCAGCAAAGCGGCGAACCCCTGCGCCTGTACAACAACTTGCTGGTGCTGGATGCCGACAGCGCCCGCGATGCCATCGACCAGCTCTCCGGCGACTACCACGCCAGCACCGGCACCGCGCTGATCGCCAACAGCCAGGTGGTGTCCGGCGTGCTGGGCACCCGCCTGCGCGACCTGTTCGACAGCAGCAGAGTGCGCATGCCACTGGGTGCGTCGAACCTGATGCCAACCACCCCTGAAGCGCAGGGCGGCGCCTGGGCGCAAACCTTCGGTAACTGGTCGAAACTGGACGGCAATAACGGCTCTAGCGGTTTGCACCAGCGCACCGGCGGTGTGCTGATCGGTGCCGACGGCAGCATCAACCCGGACTGGCGGGCCGGCGTGTACGGCGGCTACAGCCGCACCAAGTTCGACGCCGACGACCGCGATGCCAAGGGCCACAGCGACAACTACCACCTGGGCCTGTACACCGGCGCCCAGCTTGATGCCCTGCGCCTGAGCGCGGATGTCGGCTACACCTGGCACAAGCTGGACAGCAAACGCAACGTGGCCTTTGCCGGGTTCAACGACCATCTGAAGGGCAAGCGCGACGCCAACACCCTGCAGGCCAGTGGCGAAGCGGCTTACCGCATCGGCCTGGGCGCGGTGGCGCTGGAGCCGTTCGTGGGCGTGTCGTACGTGAAGTACGACGCCGACAGCTTCCATGAAAAAGGCGATGCCGCAGCGCTGGGCGTGTCCAGCGAGAAGCAGGACACCTGGTTCTCGACCGTGGGCATGCGCGCCTCGACGCGCACCCGCGTGGCCGACCACGACACTCAGTTCTACGGCTCGCTGGGCTGGCGCCGCGCCTATGGGGATCTGGACCCAAGCAGCACCCAGGCGTTTGCAGGGGGGCCGGACTTCGCGGTGCAGGGCATCGCCCAGACGCGTAACGTGGCAATGACCGAAGTGGGCGCGAAAGTACAACTGAACCGCCAGACTGAAGTGGGGCTGTCGTACCAGGGCCAGTTTGGTTCAGATGCCCGCTTCCACTCGGTGAATGCGGGGGTTACGGTGCGCTTCTAA
- a CDS encoding GNAT family N-acetyltransferase, which produces MQLRTMTHNDCHSASALCLEAFMLAVAPSLSPQGVETFSKVAAPQAFAERMTGDNLMLVCVVEGSLTGLIELKEGSHVAMLFVAPGWQRQGIGKYLVDAALQQARGNVVTVRASLSSVAAYQRYGFALAGEVGEFAGLVYQPMEKRLID; this is translated from the coding sequence ATGCAGTTACGCACGATGACCCACAACGATTGCCACAGCGCCAGTGCCCTGTGCCTGGAGGCATTCATGTTGGCGGTAGCGCCATCACTGTCGCCCCAAGGCGTGGAAACGTTCAGCAAGGTAGCAGCACCGCAGGCCTTCGCCGAACGAATGACCGGCGACAACTTGATGCTGGTGTGCGTTGTAGAGGGATCCCTGACTGGGCTGATCGAACTCAAGGAAGGGAGCCACGTGGCCATGCTGTTCGTTGCGCCGGGTTGGCAACGCCAGGGTATCGGCAAGTACCTGGTAGACGCTGCGCTGCAGCAGGCCAGGGGCAATGTGGTGACAGTCAGAGCGTCGTTGTCGTCGGTGGCAGCTTATCAACGCTACGGATTTGCGCTGGCGGGGGAAGTGGGCGAGTTCGCCGGGCTGGTCTATCAGCCGATGGAGAAGCGGTTGATCGATTGA
- a CDS encoding LysR family transcriptional regulator translates to MIGFSFRQLEYFVAVAEHGSISAAARARHVSQPSVSVAIAQLEEALNERLFRRQVSRGLELTSAGTRLLAQARDIIGMAIAMNQKTDQAQGSLRGNLSLICFQDLGPYFAPRLLSSFRKQYPEVEVTLFETDLAGVHRNLSAGKAELALTYDIGLDHSLPRQVLAELKPYALIATDHRLAHLAAIPLHELAQECLILEDIAQTREYFLSLFWAHNLQPRTQQYTQTFEMQRGLVAHGYGVALSCTRPAGDHCYDGTPLLCRPLLEAVVPQKVVLAQSGAMHPSPVAEAFKRWVAREIAGAAV, encoded by the coding sequence ATGATAGGGTTCTCGTTTCGGCAGTTAGAGTATTTCGTCGCCGTGGCCGAGCACGGCAGCATCAGCGCTGCTGCGAGAGCACGACACGTTTCGCAGCCCTCGGTGTCGGTTGCCATCGCCCAGCTCGAAGAAGCGCTGAACGAGCGGCTTTTCCGGCGCCAGGTCAGTCGCGGGCTGGAGCTGACGTCAGCGGGCACGCGATTGCTTGCACAGGCTCGCGATATCATTGGCATGGCCATCGCCATGAATCAAAAAACGGATCAGGCGCAAGGTTCACTGCGCGGCAACCTGTCGCTTATCTGCTTTCAAGACCTGGGACCTTACTTTGCACCGCGGCTGCTATCGAGCTTTCGCAAGCAGTACCCCGAGGTCGAGGTAACGCTGTTCGAAACTGACCTGGCAGGCGTACACCGCAACCTGAGTGCCGGCAAAGCCGAGCTCGCGCTTACTTATGACATCGGCCTGGATCACTCGCTGCCGCGCCAGGTACTGGCTGAACTGAAACCCTACGCGCTGATTGCCACGGACCACCGCCTGGCCCACCTGGCAGCGATACCGCTGCATGAACTGGCCCAGGAATGCCTCATTCTTGAGGACATTGCACAAACGCGTGAATATTTCCTTTCACTGTTCTGGGCGCATAACCTGCAACCGCGCACTCAGCAGTACACCCAGACGTTCGAAATGCAGCGGGGCCTGGTCGCGCATGGCTACGGGGTTGCCTTGTCGTGTACCCGGCCCGCCGGGGACCACTGCTACGACGGCACACCACTGCTATGCCGGCCATTACTGGAAGCGGTAGTGCCACAAAAAGTGGTGCTGGCCCAGTCAGGCGCGATGCACCCATCGCCGGTAGCCGAGGCATTCAAACGTTGGGTTGCCCGGGAGATCGCAGGCGCGGCAGTGTGA
- a CDS encoding DUF2182 domain-containing protein: MAKPGSILRGFTRAPWPLLFATAGVGLVFCIYNNGHAAYAAFCISTEGLGVAALWFSAIRAELVMTPLHDVLGSWALMLVAMMPPLLAMPLMHVWRSSLPRRRVRALFGFLLSYSTLWMAAGLVLSAVALLLSLVFPDSALGLSVLLALVWSASPWHRAALNRGHRLQRIGLFGWKADRDCLYFGLSHGVWCIGACWAWMMVPLLVHQGHIPVMLLAGAIMLVERLAAGERPSWRVPLIVKVLGFGRLSTSAVEALSSKRH; this comes from the coding sequence ATGGCCAAACCGGGTTCGATACTGCGCGGTTTCACTCGGGCACCTTGGCCGTTGCTGTTCGCAACGGCCGGGGTCGGCCTGGTTTTTTGCATCTACAACAATGGGCACGCGGCTTACGCGGCGTTCTGCATCAGCACTGAGGGGCTGGGCGTAGCTGCACTCTGGTTCAGCGCCATACGGGCGGAACTGGTCATGACCCCGTTGCATGACGTGCTGGGCAGTTGGGCGCTTATGCTGGTTGCGATGATGCCGCCCTTGCTGGCGATGCCACTCATGCATGTATGGCGCTCTAGCCTGCCGCGCCGGCGCGTGCGTGCGCTGTTCGGTTTTTTACTGAGCTACAGCACCCTGTGGATGGCCGCCGGGCTGGTGCTCAGCGCAGTTGCGCTGCTGCTGTCGCTGGTCTTCCCGGACAGCGCCCTCGGCCTGAGCGTATTGCTGGCCTTGGTCTGGTCTGCCAGCCCGTGGCACCGGGCAGCGCTTAACCGGGGGCACCGGCTGCAACGTATTGGCCTGTTCGGGTGGAAGGCAGACCGGGACTGCCTGTATTTTGGCCTGAGCCACGGGGTGTGGTGCATCGGCGCATGCTGGGCCTGGATGATGGTGCCGCTGCTGGTCCACCAAGGGCACATTCCCGTCATGCTGCTGGCCGGCGCCATCATGCTGGTCGAACGCCTGGCTGCGGGCGAGCGGCCAAGCTGGCGCGTGCCGTTGATCGTCAAGGTGCTGGGTTTTGGCAGGCTATCGACCTCTGCCGTAGAAGCCCTCAGCAGTAAGCGCCACTGA